The Sebaldella sp. S0638 genome has a segment encoding these proteins:
- a CDS encoding Dps family protein — translation MSNVIEKLNVYLADLNVLYRKVQNYHWNVDGRNFFTIHAKLEEYYDEINENIDSIAERILSIKGRPYGTMKKYLEITNIKEASDEEIADLDLVKILKVDFEALLGEVKDIKAAADEANDYGTSAMMDELIMGYETKLWMLGAFLK, via the coding sequence ATGTCAAATGTAATTGAAAAACTAAACGTATATCTTGCGGATCTGAATGTATTGTACAGAAAGGTTCAAAACTATCACTGGAATGTGGACGGAAGAAATTTCTTTACAATCCACGCAAAATTGGAAGAGTATTATGATGAAATCAATGAAAACATCGACAGTATCGCAGAAAGAATTTTATCTATCAAGGGAAGACCATATGGAACTATGAAAAAATATCTTGAAATTACAAACATAAAAGAGGCTTCAGATGAAGAAATTGCTGATCTTGATTTAGTAAAAATTTTAAAAGTAGATTTCGAAGCTCTTTTAGGTGAAGTAAAAGATATCAAAGCTGCTGCTGATGAAGCAAATGACTACGGAACTTCAGCTATGATGGACGAATTAATCATGGGATATGAAACAAAATTATGGATGCTTGGTGCGTTCTTAAAGTAA